The DNA segment AAGAAGGACAAGAAAAAAGATTCACCACCTCAATCATCATTTATTGTCCCGCAGGATTCAGTGGTTATAAAAATTGAAGAAGCAAAGAAGGACTCACTAGGTTTTCAGTTGCCAAAACAAAGAAATTATGAAACAGCATTTTCATCTACATACTTTGTAAGTCAGCTTGATAATTCATTGCTTAATCAAAGTTATCAGATCTTTAATGGTGGAAGTGCAATCTATTATAATCCGGGACTGAATGGTTTCTTTAAACTTGGAATAAGTGATCTTCTTGAAGATTACCGGATCACAGGCGGATTCAAACTTGCTGCTGATCTCAATAGCAATGAATATTTTCTGAGCTATGAGTATCTGAAGAAAAGAATGGACAGACAACTTACATTCTACAGACAGGCAACATTACTTCCTGAATATGGTGCAAAGCAATTCTCGCATGAGTTAAGATATGCAAGCAAATATCCTTTTAGTGATGTGTCGTCTCTCCGTGGTTCTATCGCATACAGAAATGATAAGATCGTAACTCTTTCATTGAATCAACCATCTTTAGAATCGCCGGATGTTCTTTTGCATTGGGCAACAGCTCGCCTGGAATATGTTTTGGATAATACCATTAACATGGGATTGAACCTTTATAATGGTACACGCTTCAAGATCTTTGGTGAGTATTATAAACAGGTTGACAGAAAAGAATCAGGAATGGTCATCGTAGGTGCAGACTTCAGACATTATCTGAAAATTCACCGTGAATTGATCTGGGCAAATCGTATAGCAACAAGTACATCTTTCGGAAAGGAAAAACTGATCTATTATCTGGGCGGTACAGATAACTGGATCTCACCGGGATTCAATTATGAAACTCAGATAGACTATTCACAAAATTATTATTTCCAGGCTCTGGCTTCCAACTTAAGAGGCTTTGACCAGAATATCAGAAACGGAAATACATTTGCATTGATCAACAGTGAAATCCGTTGGCCCGTTTTTAAATATTTGCTCAATCGACCAATTAAATCTGACTTCGTAAGAAACTTTCAGATCATCGGTTTTGGCGATATCGGAACTGCATGGAATGGGCTTTCACCATATGATTCAACCAATGTCTTTAATCGTACTGTAATTTCTAATACTCCATTTGTTGTAACAGTTGTTAAGCAGAATGAACCTATCGTTGGCGGATATGGATTTGGATTACGGACAAGACTTCTAGGCTACTTTATACGTGCCGACTGGGCCTGGGGAATTGAAAACAGAGATCTGCAGCCGTATAAATTTTATTTTTCGTTTGGGCTGGATTTTTAATTATTATTAAAACGCACCCGAACGGAAAAATAAAAAAAGATATTCCTTCTATTCAATTATAAGCTTCTTTACATAATTATTTTTTTCGTCGCTTATTTTTATATAATAAAGTCCCGGGTGAAATTGGCAGTTCAGATTTTCATGGCTATTTATACTTTTCGATTGTGAAATACTTTGGCCTACGGAATTTAAAATTTCAATATTGATCTTTGAACCCAACTGAAAACCATTAATTGAAAATGTGCCATTGGAAGGATTAGGATAGATTTGTATCTCTGATTCGTCTTTGGTGATTTCCGGATCATTTGTTGAAATACAATAATTAGTTTGTCTGAAAGGTGTGTCAAACAATCTGAGTGTATCATAAAAATACGGACTTTCCATAAAGTCCATTACGTGGATCGGATGATTGTATGGAGAAGTTTCTATTGTATCTGAAATAAAAGCAGGACTTGAACCTGCTGAGTCACAAATAGAAAAACCTGCGGAATCAGTTTTAATAAGTGATAAAAATTTTGTGTTTGTATTTAAAGTATCAGTATTGCCTGTCAACAAAATCCTCCATCGTTTGTTCTAATCAATAAATTGGAATTATGCCCGGTAAATGGTGAAGGATATTTTCGCATCCATTGAAATGTTCCGGCAGTATCAAATTTCATTAAAAAAGGCTGAGATAAAGGAGAATTCCATTGTGATCCGGAAAAGACAAAATTGCTATCAGATGTGACAACACAATCTGAAATCAACATTGAAAATACATCGAATTGTTTGCTCCATTTAATATTTGCATTTGAATCCAGAAGAACAAATCGATCAAATGTTAAAACCAAAAATCCATTGTCAGGAGCTTTAATTACTTTTGAATTATAGGAACAGAATTGTTCGAAAGATTTTGTCCAGATCGTATCGCCGGAACTATTAAGACGGATCAATAAATTAAAAAAAGAAACAGGTACTGAATTTGGAATCCAACAGTCAGCTATTCCAAAATATCCGCCGTCATTTGTCTGGATGATGTCATTCAAAACTAACTGACTATTTGTTGAATCGATAAATTTTATCCATTCAAAATTGCCTAAGGAGTCTGATTTAAGAATCATTGATGAACTCCCTAAATCCTGATTTTCAGCGATCGACATAGTGCCCCCATCCATTGTCGGATGAATAATGTCTACGATTAGAGATTCAGGGATGGTAGTCGTATTTAAAACTATTCCATTCTTGTCGATTACAGAAAAATCAGATCTTACAGTATAACCGGGCCAGATTGTAATTGAATCGTGATTACTGTAACAAGCATAATTCTCAGCACCAATTCTTGTTCCGCAACTTATTTCGGCTTCTTTTATCCACATCACATTACCGGATGAATCCAGATTAATAATGCCTGAAGTAGAAGTAATGATTGTTCTGTCATTCGTTTTACAGAGGGATTTAAATGTAATATAGTTTTGTCCACAATCGATGGCCGTTTCAAACTGTTGTGCATGAGAAAAAAGGGAAATAAATAAAAATAGAATCGGAAGTATGTTTTTCATATGATTTGATTTAAGCGATCACAATTTATTGAAATTAAGCTAAAAAAATGAAAATGCAAATTAATTGCAGAAAATGTTACTGGTCCTTTTTGACCGAAGTAATCGGAATGCTTCCTGTGGGCCAATTTCCTAAATTATAAAATTTTTCGATTCGTTTACTGCTTTTCTTACCTTAGGCCCATGCTTAAAGATAAAATAAAGTCCCTCGCATCCAAATTCCACCCCGACATCGTCGCTTGTCGTCGTCATCTGCATATGAATCCGGAGTTGTCTTTTCAGGAATTCAATACTCAGAAGTTTGTTGAGGAAAAGTTGAAAGAGTATGGAATTACGAATCAGCATCGGTTAGCAAATACCGGTGTTGTTGCATTGATCGAAGGTAAAAATCCGGGAAAGAAAGTAGTGGCATTGCGTGCAGATATGGATGCATTACCAATCGTTGAAACAAATAACGTCGATTATAAATCAAAAAATACAGGAGTTATGCATGCCTGCGGACATGATGTACATACATCTTCTCTACTTGGCGTTGTGAGAATTTTGAATGAATTAAAAAATGAATTTGAAGGAACAGTAAAATTTATTTTTCAGCCCGGTGAAGAAAAATTGCCGGGCGGTGCATCGATGATGATCAAAGAAGGTGTTTTGGAAAATCCGAAACCGAATTCTGTTATTGGTCAGCACGTAATGCCTCAGATAAAAGCCGGAAAGATCGGTTTCAGAAAAGGTCTTTATATGGCAAGCACCGATGAGATCTATGTAAAAGTAAAAGGTAAAGGTGGACATGGCGCAATGCCGCATTTGACAATTGATCCTGTACTGATCACTTCTCACATGATCGTTGCCTTGCAACAGATTGTCAGCAGGAATGCAAAACCATCGGTCCCATCAGTGCTGACATTTGGAAAAGTTATCGCTAACGGCGCTACGAATGTAATTCCGGATGAAGTGTATCTTGAAGGAACTTTCAGAACTCTTAACGAAGAATGGCGCGCAGAAGCACATATGCGTATGAAAAAAATGGCCGAAGGACTTGTAGAAAGTATGGGCGGAAAAGTTGAATTCAATATTGTAAAAGGATATCCATTTTTAATCAACGATGAAGAACTGACTGATCGAGCACGTAAGTTTGCAACAGAATATGTAGGCACTGAAAACATTGAAGACCTTGAAATCTGGATGGCTGCGGAAGATTTTGCATTTTATTCTCAGCAAGCTTCAGCATGTTTTTATCGGCTTGGTGTTCGTAATGAAGAACGAGGGATTACTTCATCGGTTCATACTAGTACTTTTGATATTGATGAAACTGCTTTGGAAACAGGAGCAGGGTTGATGGCGTATATGGCAATTAGGGAACTGGCTGCCTTCATCGAAAATAAAAACAAAGCATATAGGGAAAAAGGAAAGCCGCTCTCTAATGAGCTTTCCTTTTCTATTTTCTTATTACTTTTTAATTTCTCTTAAGCATCAATCTTCGCATACTTCGCATTTTTCTCTATAAATTCTCTGCGTGGTGGAACATCATCGCCCATCAACATTGAGAATACGCGATCAGCTTCAACAACACTGTCAATTGTAACCTGACGCAGAGTGCGAGTTTCCGGATTCATAGTTGTTTCCCAAAGTTGCTCTGCATTCATCTCTCCAAGACCCTTGTATCGTTGAGTGTTTACATTCTCTTCTTTACCATCACCGGCTAAAATTTTTATAGCCGCAAGTCGTTGCTCGTCAGTCCATGCGTAAGTTTGCTCTTTTCCTTTTTTCACTAAGTAAAGTGGAGGAGTAGCAATGTATAAATATCCATGTTCTACCAATTCACGCATGTGACGGAAGAAGAATGTTAAGATCAATGTTGTAATGTGAGATCCATCAACGTCGGCATCGGTCATGATCACAACTTTGTGGTAACGCAGTTTATCCATGTTCAGCGGACGGCCTTCTTTACTGTCGTCACGGAATACTCCGAGTGCAGTAAAAATATTCCGGATCTCTTCGTTTTCATAGATACGGTATTCCATCGCTTTTTCAACGTTCAGAATTTTACCTCTCAAAGGTAAAATAGCCTGATATGCACGGTTACGACCTTGCTTTGCAGTACCGCCGGCAGAATCTCCCTCGACTAAGTACAATTCACAAATAGATGGATCACTATCACTGCAATCTGAAAGTTTTCCCGGTAATCCTGTTCCCTGAAGTACATTTTTACGCTGAACCATTTCACGCGCCTTGCGGGCAGCATGACGTGCAGTAGCAGCGAGTATAACTTTGTCGACAATCGTTCTTGCTTCACGCGGATGTTCTTCAAGATATGCACTTAACATATCACTCACAGCCTGATCAACAGCGCCCATCACTTCGTTATTACCAAGTTTTGTCTTTGTCTGTCCTTCAAATTGCGGCTCCTGAACTTTTACAGAAACAATTGCAGTAAGTCCTTCACGGAAGTCATCACCATTGATCTCAAATTTCAGTTTGTCAAAATATCCTGATTTATCTGCATACGATTTCAAAGTACGCGTCAACGCTCTTCTGAAACCGGAAAGATGTGTTCCACCTTCATGCGTATTGATGTTGTTCACATACGAATAAATATTCTCTGTGAATGTAGTATTGTACTGCATGGCAACTTCAACAGGAATTCCTGCACGTTCACCTTCCATATAGATTGGCTCCGGTGTCAGTTTCTCTCTGTTCTCATCGAGGTATTCTACGAATTCACGTAGTCCACCTAAACTCAGATAAGAATCTTTCGCATGATTTCCATCGGCATCAGGAGTACGAAGATCTTCGATCCTTAATGTGATACCTTTATTTAAAAATGACAATTCACGCAAACGTGTTGCAAGAATATCATAATGATAATCTGTTGTATTGAAAATTGTGGAATCCGGAGTGAATGTTTGTGTTGTACCTGTACGATTTGTTTCGCCAACAACCTTAACATCATAAAGCGGTTTACCGCAAGAATATTCCTGAACGAAAATTTTTCCTTCGCGATGAACTTCTGTTTTTAAATGTGATGAAAGAGCATTTACACATGATACACCCACACCATGCAATCCACCGGAAACTTTATAAGAGTCCTTATCAAATTTACCCCCGGCGTGTAGAACAGTCATAACGACCTCCAGAGCGCTTTTTTTCTCTTTCGCATGATAATCGGTCGGAATTCCCCGTCCATCGTCTGTAACACGAATTATGTTACCCGGAAGGATAGACACATCAATGTTCTTGCAATAACCCGCAAGAGCCTCATCGATAGAGTTATCTACCACTTCATAAACCAAATGATGCAGTCCTTTCATTCCGGTATCCCCAATGTACATTGAAGGACGCTTCCGGACTGCTTCAAGTCCTTCCAATACCTGGATGGAATCTGCCGAATAACTTTGGTTGTTTTTTTTCACTTCTTTGCCGTCACCGACGCCGTCGGTTGGTTTCACTTGGTCGTTTATCAATTCACCCATTTTTAGTACTCTTTTCCCCCCTTAAAATCCCCCGGATAATTTTGAAAAATAATGGAACTTTTTAGGCTAAAACTCAATGTTTTTGCGCCTTTTCCATGGATTGTAAATCTACAAAAATCACCTCAATTTAACAAGAGAAATTGCTACTTTTTTGAGGATATTTTACTGCTTTTTTCAGAGGGAAATGTTGATAAAATGAAGGTCAAAGGTCAAGGGTCAAAGGTCAATATAAGCAAGGCAAAAGTCAAAAAATCAGAACCATAGAGTGCAGCTTAATAAAGTGCTATTAATTGGATGTTGTATGTTACTTGCAAAAATTGTTTAATGTTTAAAGTTGGAGTGTTACTTCAACTAAAAATTTGCACCTGATCAAAAAGTGGAAATTTAGAATTGAATGATCGTCGCTAATCTATTTCGACAACTGACCCTGAAAGGGTCACACATTTGTAGAAAAAAAACAAATCCAACGAACCCCGACCTCGAAGAGGTCGCACATGATTACGTAATGCACTGTCAAATTATAATTTTATCAGCAAGAACACATTTAAAATGAATGAATTATTTTCAATTTAATATTCAATCTCCAGATCAAACGACTTCTTCAATTCATTCATCGCCGGATTTATCTCTGCTAATCTTTTGAATTTTTCTGATGGAGTGTAAGCGGGGCCATCAGATGTTTCATTTACATTTACTATGACCGTCAGACTGATCTTATAATTTGAAAGCTCTTTTCGCAGGTAAATAAGTAATTCAAGTTTTTCTTCGTTCAGATCTTTTTCTGCTGCAGCACTATCAACGATAAAATTCAATTCAAAGTTTTTTCCTACGGTCGGATTTCTTTTTTTCATTGCTGCAGACAAAGTCATACGACCATGTTTTTCCAGTTTCTCTGAATAAATTCTCCACAATCCTTCAAGCATCGGTTGATCGAAAGGTGCTGATAGATCCGGTAATACTTCTTCGGTATTTACAACGGCTTTCTTTTCTACAACACGATCTTCTTTAATAGAAATTGATTTTTTGTAGGATGGAGCAGAAGGACGAGATGGAGTTGAGACAGGATTCTCGGCTTTTTTTGTTTCTGCAACAATCGGTTTTGCTACCGGTTCAGAAATTACAGCAGGATTGATTTGAGGAGTAACTACTGCAGCAGCTGCAACGGGTACTGAGACAGGACTTGAAACGGGTTGTGTAACAGCAGGCGATGCAGCAACACTGTTTATCGCTAACTCAATTTTTTTTTTAGCACCCTCTGCAGGTGCTGAAATGATTTGTTGACTAGTACACATTTTCATCAGTGTGAGTTCAATGTGTAGCCGTTGATTTTTTGCTGAGCGATATTGATAATCTGCTTTACTTGCAAGATCAAGTTGATAAAGTAACCAGTTTGCAGTACATGAAATGGCCTGAACCCGGTATTTCTCTTTGACAGAAGGACTCACTTCAAGAAGTGAAAGTGTGATCTCATCTTTACATACCAAAAGATCACGGAAATGTGATGCAAGCCCGGTTATAAAATTGTGCGCATCGAATCCATGATTCAGGATCTCATTAAATGCCATCAGGACTTCCGGAATTTTTCCTGTAAGTAAATCGTCTGTTATCCGGAAATAATAATCGTAATCAAGAATATTGAGATTCTGAATAACATCTTTGTAGGTAAGGTTATTTCCCGCAAAAGAAACCAGCTGATCAAAAATACTCAATGAATCCCGCAAAGCGCCTTCTGCTTTTTGTGCAATGATGTGAAGTGCATCAATCTCAGCAGTGACACCTTCGCTTTGAGCTACGTGTTGAAGATGACTTACAATATTTTCTACTGAGATTCTGCTGAAATCAAAGATCTGACAACGCGACAAGATCGTAGGTATGATCTTATGTTTTTCCGTTGTTGCAAGAATGAAAATTGCATATGATGGCGGCTCTTCGAGTGTTTTCAAAAATGCATTGAAGGCTTGAACAGAAAGCATGTGAACCTCATCGATGATATACACTTTGTATTTCCCCATCTGCGGTGCATACCGAACCTGATCGACCAAAGCCCTGATATCATCTACTGAGTTATTACTCGCAGCATCTAATTCATAAATATTCAGTGATTGTCCTTCATTGAAAGCTACACACATCTCGCATGTATTACACGCTTCAACTTCAGGAGTAACATTTACACAATTGATCGTTTTAGCAAGGATCCTTGCAGTAGTTGTCTTACCAACACCACGTGGTCCGGTAAACAAAAAAGCCTGTGCAAGGTGATTGTTTCGAATTGCATTCTTTAGCGTATTGGTAATGTTCGGTTGCCCGACAACAGTGCTGAATGTGATCGGACGATATTTTCTTGCACTGACAACAAATTTTTCCATTGGGTAAACGCTCGTTTTATGAGGGATGCTAAGATAGTGAAATCTGTGATTTGTTTTTCGTTTTTCGTCTTTTGTCTTTCGTTTTATATGTTCAATAAAGTGAAATACTTCAGGTTAAAACCACATCCGAAATAATTTGAATGCACCGCCTTCATTTGCGTATCCAAAAGACGAAAAACGAAAGACAAAAAACAAAAGACCAACTAGTTTTCAACAATACCCACTTTTTATTAACATTTATGCCTCAAAATATTGTAGAAACCTCCTGTGCGACATACTTTTAACTCATCAATCACTAATTGAATAATTAATCACTAAAAAAACTAGCGTAAAATGAACAAAGCTGAATTGGTGGATGCCATGGCATCTGAAGCAAAAATTACCAAAGCTGATGCATCTCGTGCTTTAGAAGCGTTTATGAATGTTACTTCTAAAACATTGAAAAAAGGAGAGCGCGTAGCTCTTATCGGCTTCGGAACTTTCACAGTTGCTAAACGTTCTGCCCGCAATGGTCGTAACCCACAAACTGGCAAGCCGATCAAGATCGCTGCTAAACGTGTGGCTAAATTCAAAGCCGGAGCTGAATTATCTGCAAAGGTGAAATAATGCTTTTTCAAAAAGATAAAAAGACCCGCTACATGTGAGCGGGTTTTTTTATGTCTTTACATTTTTATGGGATTCATAATTCTAAGCACCTGCAACTTAAGAGTATTTGCATTTCTAGAATCGGTTATACTTTTATCAATTTTCTTCTTAAAAGTGAATTTTCGCCTTCTCTTATTTATATAAAGTAAATACCTGATGAAAGTTGTGTAGTATTAATTTCTGTTGAATAAATAAATCTGTTATATATTACCAATCTTCCTGTAACATCATATAAAAATAAATTAATTTCTTTGGAAATATCTACATTAACTGATAGTACATTCTGAAATGGAGATGGATATATTTCTGCAATAATATTTCTTCCGTAATCCTCTATGCCAATCAAACAACCAGGGATATTTTTAGGAAGATATTCTGCAGGATAGAGTTTTACATTATCAAGTACAAGTTCGGTGCAATTGTAACACATATGTCCCCAGTTGGTGAATTTAATTGTATGTGATGGAGCACTGGCTATAAATTCAATCAGATAAACTGTACCTGTATCGGCACCAAAGGTGGGCGTACAGTTTAGATAGTGTTTTCCATATCCGACATCAACAGCAAAAATTCCAGGATCAGTAAATTGACCAATATCAATTTCTCCGCCTGCCCAGAATTCAAGAATATATCTATTGCCGGGAATTATTCCATAAACTGTTTGTTCAAGAGAAACGCCTGTATCATTTCCATATAAGGCTTCACTGTATGGATAGCCGGATGAAATTCCAGTGTATTCGCAGGAAAGCGAATTCAGGCAAGTAGTGTCCCATTGAGTAGATGAACACACATATGCCCACATGTTACCGAAGTATGCCGCAAAATTACCGTCACTAATTGTTGCCTCATTACTGTCAACGATCGAACTGTAAGTTAAAGTTCCACCACCAGTGCAGGTCCAGTTGCTAACAGAACAATTAGAATTTACAGACGCATTACAGAAACTTTGAAAGCTTCCCGGTGAGCATGTTGTATTTTCAAAACTACCGTTCTGAATAAGATTTATTGTACCTGCTTCAATTGATGTGTTCTGTCGATAACACTTTACACATAGCTGTTGTGCTAAAGAATTGTTGGTAATAAACAGGAATATAATTATGGTCAACAGGCGCACAGAGAAGGAATATGAATTCATTTATATTTTTTTTAAAGTTATATATCTTAAGAGTAAGTGAGAGAACAGGACAGGTTATGATTTTTACAAATTAATTATAGTTAGCTTTATAATATTACGGAATGATTATAAATAGTTGCCTGTACTTCAATCCCGGATCTTGGTAAATTTCGAATTTCAAAATGGAATATCGAAATAATTTATAGTTTTGTCTTATGTTAATTAACTACACAATTGATGGCAGTGTTGCCCGCATCACTCTTAACCGTCCCGACAAATTTAATAGTTTCAACCGTGAAATGGCTCTTGAACTTCAAGGTGCACTGAAAAATGCACAGAAAGATGAGAACGTCCGTGCCATTTATATTACTGCTGAAGGAAAAGCGTTTTGTGCAGGACAAGATCTCACTGAAGCAATGGATCCTAGTGGACCGGGAATTGAAAAAATTGTAGCAGAGCACTACAATCCAATTGTTATTCTTCTGCGCATGATTGAAAAGCCAATCATCTGTGCGGTGAATGGAGTAGCAGCAGGAGCAGGAGCAAACATTGCTTTTGCATGTGATATTACGTATGCAGGAAAATCTGCAAGTTTCATTCAGGCATTCAGTAAAATTGGTTTAGTGCCTGATAGCGGCGGAACATATACTTTACCACGATTGATCGGTTTCCAGAAAGCAACCGCATTAATGATGCTTGGCGATAAAGTTCTTGCAGAAGATGCAGAGAAAATGGGAATGATCTTTAAAGCAGTTGATGATGCAGAATTGCAAACTGTCGCTTTTCAAACAGCAAAGACGCTTTCTGAAATGCCAACCAAAGGTTTAGGACTTACTAAACGCTTATTAAATAAATCATTCAGTAATACTTTCGAAAACCAATTGCAACAAGAACAAATCACCCAAGCCGAAGCCGGGCAAACTCATGATTACAATGAAGGAGTGAAAGCGTTTCTGGAAAAGCGGAAAGCGGTGTTTAAAGGTAAGTGAAAGAAATTTGGGTGAAAAATTTAACACTTAGATCACTAAAAATTTAGCACAAGAACACATTGATACATTGAATGATCCCACAGTGTTCTTGTGACAAATTTTTAGTGAACTTGTGTTTAAAAAATAAAATGTAATACTGCTGAAACTTGTAAGTAGTATCCAGATACCTTTGACCTTTGATTTTGACCTTTGACCTTTGACCTTTGACCTAAGCAGTTCCACCCAAATCCAACCATTCAATGACACTTAAAATGATCAAACGGCTCCAGACAATCCTGGCATTTATAAAGTGCTTTACAAGCGGTTGATCCAAACTGACTGATCAGAACAGTATTCTCACTATTACATTGCGGACAACGCACATGTTTGTTCAATAAAATATTTTTATCGGAAGAACTTTTTTCAGGAGGTGAAATGCCATACTTGCGAAGTTTTTCTTTCGCTTCGTCAGAGATCCAATCGGTTGTCCATACAGGAGCGAAAACAGTTTTTACTTCAAAAGAATTGATTTCATTTTTTCTTAAAATGTCTGCAATGTCGTTCTCGATTGCTTTCATCGCAGGACAACCACTATATGTCGGAGTGATAAATACTTTTACTTTTCCATCTTCGATTTTTACTTCACGTAAAATTCCGAGATCTTCAATTGTGATCACAGGAATTTCAGGATCCGGAATACCTGCTATCAGATCGTAAATTTCTTTTTCGGAAAATTTTGTACTTAACATTTTTGTTTCCTGATCACCATTCTACGCCCGGGAAGGACCTTGGTAATACCTGCATTTCAGACAATAAATGTCCTAAATGTTCACTGTGTAATCCTTTGATGCTTCCACCAATCATAAAGCTATCTTCAGGAACAGTCAATGTAGCTTTTTCAAAGACTTCGTTTATTTTTTTATCCCAATTACCACGAACTACATTCATGTCAACTGCAATACCTGCTTTGACAAGATCGATATCTACCTGATCCGTTTCAAAAAGATCACCTGTATATTTCCAGAGCGTATCAATAGCTTCAAGTGTTCTGACGTGACTTTCTTCAGTGCCATCACCAAAACGAATAACCCATTCGCTACTATGTCTGACATGATAAGTAACTTCCTTCAGTGATTTTTCAGCAAGAGCAGCTAAAGTAGCATCTTTGCTTTTCATGAGTTCAGTAAAGAAATAATATTGATATACGCTCAGGAAAAACTGGCGGATCATCGTTTGTGCATAATCGCCGTTAGGCTGCTCTGCCATTAATCTATTTTTGTATTCGCGCGCTTCACGTAAAAAAGCAAGATCATCTTCGCTACGATTCAAACCTTCATTCTCGCCTGCATAAGTCAGAAATGCGCGTGCTTGTCCGATCAGATCTAATGAAACATTCGTAAGTGCAATATCTTCCTCCAGTATTGGCCCATGTCCACACCATTCAGCAAGACGCTGACCAAGTATCAAACTGGTATCTCCAATTCTTAATGAGTATTCGGCAATGTTTTTATTTAATTCAGACATAGTGGTGGAAATTGATTCTGATTTTTATTCGAAACTGGCACCCGGAGTTTTGTAGAAATTCGGGTGACGGTAGATCTTATCATTACTTGGTTCAAAAAATGATCCGACATCTTCAGGAGTAGAACTGACAATATCTTCTGCAGGTACAACCCACAAACAAGTTGCTTCACCTCTTCGCGAATAGACATCACGTGCATTCTGCAATGCTAATTCTTTATCAGGAGCGTGTACGCTTCCTGCATGTTCAAACGGTAAACCTGCGCGCTTTTGAGTGAAGACTTCCCATAATGGCCA comes from the Bacteroidota bacterium genome and includes:
- a CDS encoding T9SS type A sorting domain-containing protein, whose amino-acid sequence is MTGNTDTLNTNTKFLSLIKTDSAGFSICDSAGSSPAFISDTIETSPYNHPIHVMDFMESPYFYDTLRLFDTPFRQTNYCISTNDPEITKDESEIQIYPNPSNGTFSINGFQLGSKINIEILNSVGQSISQSKSINSHENLNCQFHPGLYYIKISDEKNNYVKKLIIE
- a CDS encoding amidohydrolase; the encoded protein is MLKDKIKSLASKFHPDIVACRRHLHMNPELSFQEFNTQKFVEEKLKEYGITNQHRLANTGVVALIEGKNPGKKVVALRADMDALPIVETNNVDYKSKNTGVMHACGHDVHTSSLLGVVRILNELKNEFEGTVKFIFQPGEEKLPGGASMMIKEGVLENPKPNSVIGQHVMPQIKAGKIGFRKGLYMASTDEIYVKVKGKGGHGAMPHLTIDPVLITSHMIVALQQIVSRNAKPSVPSVLTFGKVIANGATNVIPDEVYLEGTFRTLNEEWRAEAHMRMKKMAEGLVESMGGKVEFNIVKGYPFLINDEELTDRARKFATEYVGTENIEDLEIWMAAEDFAFYSQQASACFYRLGVRNEERGITSSVHTSTFDIDETALETGAGLMAYMAIRELAAFIENKNKAYREKGKPLSNELSFSIFLLLFNFS
- the gyrB gene encoding DNA topoisomerase (ATP-hydrolyzing) subunit B, with protein sequence MGELINDQVKPTDGVGDGKEVKKNNQSYSADSIQVLEGLEAVRKRPSMYIGDTGMKGLHHLVYEVVDNSIDEALAGYCKNIDVSILPGNIIRVTDDGRGIPTDYHAKEKKSALEVVMTVLHAGGKFDKDSYKVSGGLHGVGVSCVNALSSHLKTEVHREGKIFVQEYSCGKPLYDVKVVGETNRTGTTQTFTPDSTIFNTTDYHYDILATRLRELSFLNKGITLRIEDLRTPDADGNHAKDSYLSLGGLREFVEYLDENREKLTPEPIYMEGERAGIPVEVAMQYNTTFTENIYSYVNNINTHEGGTHLSGFRRALTRTLKSYADKSGYFDKLKFEINGDDFREGLTAIVSVKVQEPQFEGQTKTKLGNNEVMGAVDQAVSDMLSAYLEEHPREARTIVDKVILAATARHAARKAREMVQRKNVLQGTGLPGKLSDCSDSDPSICELYLVEGDSAGGTAKQGRNRAYQAILPLRGKILNVEKAMEYRIYENEEIRNIFTALGVFRDDSKEGRPLNMDKLRYHKVVIMTDADVDGSHITTLILTFFFRHMRELVEHGYLYIATPPLYLVKKGKEQTYAWTDEQRLAAIKILAGDGKEENVNTQRYKGLGEMNAEQLWETTMNPETRTLRQVTIDSVVEADRVFSMLMGDDVPPRREFIEKNAKYAKIDA
- a CDS encoding DNA polymerase III subunit gamma/tau, with the translated sequence MEKFVVSARKYRPITFSTVVGQPNITNTLKNAIRNNHLAQAFLFTGPRGVGKTTTARILAKTINCVNVTPEVEACNTCEMCVAFNEGQSLNIYELDAASNNSVDDIRALVDQVRYAPQMGKYKVYIIDEVHMLSVQAFNAFLKTLEEPPSYAIFILATTEKHKIIPTILSRCQIFDFSRISVENIVSHLQHVAQSEGVTAEIDALHIIAQKAEGALRDSLSIFDQLVSFAGNNLTYKDVIQNLNILDYDYYFRITDDLLTGKIPEVLMAFNEILNHGFDAHNFITGLASHFRDLLVCKDEITLSLLEVSPSVKEKYRVQAISCTANWLLYQLDLASKADYQYRSAKNQRLHIELTLMKMCTSQQIISAPAEGAKKKIELAINSVAASPAVTQPVSSPVSVPVAAAAVVTPQINPAVISEPVAKPIVAETKKAENPVSTPSRPSAPSYKKSISIKEDRVVEKKAVVNTEEVLPDLSAPFDQPMLEGLWRIYSEKLEKHGRMTLSAAMKKRNPTVGKNFELNFIVDSAAAEKDLNEEKLELLIYLRKELSNYKISLTVIVNVNETSDGPAYTPSEKFKRLAEINPAMNELKKSFDLEIEY
- a CDS encoding HU family DNA-binding protein — its product is MNKAELVDAMASEAKITKADASRALEAFMNVTSKTLKKGERVALIGFGTFTVAKRSARNGRNPQTGKPIKIAAKRVAKFKAGAELSAKVK
- a CDS encoding T9SS type A sorting domain-containing protein translates to MNSYSFSVRLLTIIIFLFITNNSLAQQLCVKCYRQNTSIEAGTINLIQNGSFENTTCSPGSFQSFCNASVNSNCSVSNWTCTGGGTLTYSSIVDSNEATISDGNFAAYFGNMWAYVCSSTQWDTTCLNSLSCEYTGISSGYPYSEALYGNDTGVSLEQTVYGIIPGNRYILEFWAGGEIDIGQFTDPGIFAVDVGYGKHYLNCTPTFGADTGTVYLIEFIASAPSHTIKFTNWGHMCYNCTELVLDNVKLYPAEYLPKNIPGCLIGIEDYGRNIIAEIYPSPFQNVLSVNVDISKEINLFLYDVTGRLVIYNRFIYSTEINTTQLSSGIYFI